The sequence AGCCGCTCGCCCCACGAGCCGTCGGCGTCGCGCTGCTGCAAGCCGAACTCGACGCGACCATCATCCAGGCGCCGCGCCACGATGCGCACGTCCACCTCCGACGCCCCGCCGGCCGACTCCTCAACGCCCTCCTGCGCCGAACCAGCCGAAGGGATCGCACTGACGGTCAGCACGGCGATCAACACCGCGGCCGCCGGGCGGACGAACCGCTGAGCGATTGACGACCTCCGCATGCTCAGTAACCCCCTCTCGGTGCTGCAGGCAAGGGCATCGCCTGATCGACGATTGCTTCCGTGACCTCCGCCGGCTTGCCTATTGACCCTTCCGGCGGTTGGTCCAGTAGTGCTTGCGGATGTGTACGGCGACGTTGCGGGGGTTGTCGCGCCAGCACTGCAGCGGGTCGTAGCCGTCGTGCGCCAGGCACATGTTGCACGAGACGCACGCGACTCCTCCGGTGCGGCCGGCCTCCAGCTTGCGCACCAGGTCCGGTTCCCTGATGAAAGGCCGTGCTATCGCCAGGAAGTCGGCGTCGCCTGAGGCGAGGATGTCCGTCATCGTCTCTGTCGTCCGCACGCCTCCCACGAGAATTACCGGCAGCCCCGACGCCTCCTTGACGGCGCGGGCGAACGGTCGGTAGTAGGCCTCGGCGCCCGCCGGCTGCCTGGCGCGCTGGACCAGCAGGTTGCGCCACGCCTGGGCGCGGTCCACCGCCACATAGGGACGGATGTTCTCGAAGTAGCTGCGCATCACGCCGTAGGTGGTCTCGAAGCCGTCGATGCCTCGCTCGGCCAGGCCGCGGGCCCGCGCGAGCGACTCGTCGCGCTGCAGGCCCCCTGCCACCGAGTCCTCCACGCTCAGGCGGGCGGTCACGGGGAGGTCGCTGCCGACCGCGGAACGCACCGCTTCGGCCACCTCGAAGAAGAACCGGCTGCGCCGCTCGGCGTCGCCGCCCCAGCGGTCGTCGCGGGTGTTGGCGTGCGGCGAGCAGAACTCCGAGATGAGGTAGCCGTTGCCGCCGTGGATGTGGATGCCGTCGAATCCCGCCTCCGCGGCCCGACGGGCGGCCGCCCCGAACGCCTCCACGAGACTGCGGATCTCCCCGTCGCTCAACTCTTCGGGCTGGATGGTGTACATGGCGTTGGGCACCGGCGACGGCGCCACCGGCACAATGGCCGACATCATCGTCTGGCTCCCGCAGTGGCCGATCTGGGCGAAGATCCGCCCGCCGGCCTCGTGGACCGCCTCGGTCGCCCGCCGGAGGGCGGGGATGACCCGATCGTCGTGGATCCCCGTCTGGTTGGCGCTGGCCTGCCCGCGGGGGTCCACGTACATGTGCCCGGTCAGCGCCAGCCCCGCTCCCCCCTCGGCCAAGCGCCGGTACAACTCCACGAAGGAGTCGTAGATCACCCCGCTCGGCGAGGCCATCGTCTCCGAGGTGGCCCCGCGCACGATCCGGTTGGGAATATCCAAGGACCCGATCCGGCCCGGTCGGAGGTAAAGGGGCGCGGAGGTCAACGCCGTCTCAGGAGTGTGAGAAGCTTGGCATGAAGGCTGTCTATCAGTTCGTCCAGCGCCGGGCTGTTCGGGGCGATGAGCTGAGTTCGACGCATGTTCGCCCAGTCGCCGCTCAGCACATCGAGGTGGGTGTAAGTGCTGTCCAACAGGGATTCCAAGAGGTTCTCAGGCTGCGAGGCAATATCCGGAAGGTCTGAATCCGATGCCAGGAAGGAACCAAGGGCTGCCATGCAGTCGACGTCGGGTGAGTCCAATAGCCGGTCGAGGTCGTAGAGGTCGCGGGCCGCGAGCCTGCTGGGGTGGGCCAGACATGCCAGTTTGGCGGCGGTGATCGCCTCCAGGGTGATTCCCGTAACCCGGATGTCATCGCCGAGTCCGGGATACCGAGGCTGAAGCCTCCAGAGCCGGACGCCATCCCCCGGCGGAGCGTCGGGCACAGTGATGTCGATGCGCAGGCGGTGGCGCGTGTCTGCGGGCGCTTCCCACAGAATGTCCAGACGGCCAGAGCGGTCGCGGGCCCGCAGTGACCGCCCCGAGGCTCGCGACGCCTCGTCCAGGACGTTCTCAATGGTGTGGACAATCTCGTGGCGCTCCGCGGACGAGTGCCCCGACCAGTCGAAATCCAGGTCCTCCGAGTAGCGATAATCCATCTTCCAGCAGGTGCGCAACAGCGTGCCGCCTTTCAGGACAAGGCGATGCCGTCGGCGCTCCCGGGCCGCCAGAGCGGCGAGGAGAAAATGCTGAATGCGGTCGCGTTCGACCGCGCACGTTGGCGAGTCCATCCGCGGGCTAGGTAAGCAGTTCCGACGCCAACGCGTCAGGACCGTACGGCCACACGACTCTCCGGGCCGTGTCGTACCACGCCCAGCGATTCGCCCGGCGGGGACGGAAGCCGCTGAGCTGGATCCATCGATCGCCGCGGCCGGCGCGGGGTACGAGTTCGGCCCACTGCGGCGGCGGGCTGCCTTCGAGCTGTCCGCGCACGCTGCTGGCCGCCAGCCCCGCCGCAACCGAAGCCACCCTGCGCAACCCGGCCCGCAGACACAGCTCCTCGGACAGCGCAGCCACCGAATCGGGGTCGAATTCTGGAGCGCCCAGCAGGACCGCATCAGCGATGTACTCCACGGCACGGGGGACCCGGTGAGGGAACTGCGCGCACTCCAACAGCGCACGCGCCGGACTCGACATCCAGGTCCGTCGGGTGATCCGCCGCGAGCCCGCCTCGACGACATGCTCCGGTTCTGTGATCACCCGAAGCCCCGTCGGCAGCGGCCCCTTCAGTACCCGCTTCGACGACGCCACGGTGGTGCCGTGGATCAGCGCGACGCCTGCCTCACACAAGGCCGTGTCGTAGGAGATTCGCCTCGATCCCGGCCCGAGCAGGTTGTCGAGTCGCTCCTCGAGCGCCGGGCTCCAATGCATGGACGACACCTGCCGGGCCGCATCCGGAGGGCCGCCCGCAACGGGCAGGGCCGCTGCCCGCATGGTAGCCAGCGGGGCGACCGAGACCGGAACGACACTCCCCACAGTCCAAGGCTAACCCAATCCCGCCGCCGCACTCCGAACCCGGGGCACCCTGCGAGGCTCACCCCCGCGGGCAGCGACCCGTAGTCCGCGGCCAGCCACCGCGCCCGAACGGCTCGGAGGATTTTACTCTGGACGCTCGTCCTGTGTTAGCCTGCCTGGCCGCTGCGCTGCTTCTTGCGTCTTGCAGCGCTCCCCGACACTTATGGAGGATTCGATGTTCGATAAGACGAGGCGCGCGGTGACCGCGCCTGGATCGGCGGCTGCCCCCCCCCCCCCCGTTAGCTGAACGAGCGCGGCGGCGCCGTGGGGGCGTTGCTGCTGCAATCGCGCTCGCGGCGTTGATCGGCGGGCTGATCGTCCTCACTTCGCCCGCGGCGGCACAGGAGCCGACGACCGCCGAGGAGGGTTCCGAGGTCCGCATCGCGGCGCGCCGACTGGACGACGGTCGAATCGAGTTCGCGCTGCAGCAACGCCAGGGCTCATCCTGGGGACAGCGAGAGTTGCCGCGCTCGCGGTTCTTCCCCACCGACGCCGCTGCGGGCCGCTGGCTGTCCAGCACGCCGCTGGAGGTCGGCGGCACCGAGGTCCGCATCGCGGCGCGCCGACTGGACGACGGTCGAATCGAGTTCGCGCTGCAGCAACGCCAGGGCTCATCCTGGGGACAGCGAGAGTTGCCGCGCTCGCGGTTCTTCCCCACCGACGCCGCTGCGGGCCGCTGGCTGTCCAGCACGCCGCTGCGCCTCGGTGCTGCCAGCGCCGCCGACGCCCGCTTCACCGCCATCAGCATCGGCGCGCATTATTCGTGCGGGTTGCGCTCCGACGGCGCCGTCGTCTGCGTCGATGATCGCGGCTTCAAGATCGACGTGCCCGACGGGCGCTACACCGCCGTCGAGGTCCACCGCGAACTCGATGCGATGTGCGCGCTCGCCGCCGACGGCACCGCCACCTGCTGGGACCACCTCGGCGAACAGGTCGACGCGCCCGCGCCAGAGGGGGGGTTCACCGACATCAGCCTGAGCGAGGCGGTCGGCTTGTGGTCCTTCGATGACTTCGCGTGCGGACTCCGCGCCGACGGTACCGCTACCTGCTGGGAACTCGGAGAGCACGGCCAATACCACGGCCAATACGACGTCTCTGGCGGCCCGTACACGTCCATCGACGCAACTGGAAGCTGCGGGCTGGAACGCGAGGGCGCGATCTCCTGCTGGACCCCCAGCGGGGAAGTCGACTACACGGTCGAAGGGCCGTTCACCGAAGGGCCGTTCACGGTTCGCGCCGGCGAGGGCTGCGGGCTCCGCAGCGACGGCACGCTCGCCTGCTGGTCGCAAGCCTACGGCGACGGCAGGCTACCGGGCGACGACACGGAACCGCCTGAAGGATCTGAAGGGCGCTTCAGCGCCGTCAGCAGCGGTGAGGGCAGTTCCTGCGGCCTACGCCTCGACGGCACAGTCAGGTGCTGGGGCCGCTCCCGAATGGCACCCTCGGGGCGGTTCAGCGCCGTGGACGTGGGCTACCAGAACTCCTGCGGACTGCGGACCGACGGCTCAGTGGCCTGCTGGGGCTCTGACGCGGGCGGCCTCGTGAGCGACGCGCCCGAGGGCCGGTTCACCGCCATAGCCGTACACGGCGACGAGCCGAATCCTCGCGACGTCCACGGACACGGAGAGGAACACAGGGACGACCGTGCCTGCGCGCTGGCGACCAACGGCACCATCTCCTGCTGGGGCCGCATCGACAGGGGGCCATCGGACGCCGTGACCGGCCAATTCACCGAACTCGTGACTCTTGCATTCGCTAGCTGCGCTCTGAGCGTCGACGGCGAAATCGGCTGCTGGGGAACGCGCCCTGCATTATGGGCCGGGGGCGACACGCCCGTTCATGCACCTGCCGGGCGGTTCGTCGCAATCAGCATCTCAGGCGGGTTCAACGTGGACGTTCCACGGGGGCTCGGCGGCGGATCGCGCGGGATAATTGAGATTTGCGGCGTGCGCGTCGACGGGACCATCGCCTGCGAGCACGGGTTGCCTCTGGGGCTCACCAGCGACCCGCCCGACCGCAGATTCACCGACATCAACGGCGATTGCGGCCTGCGCGCCGACGGCACCGTCACCTGCTGGAACTACGGGAGCGTGAAGTCCGAGTTCGACCTGAGCGACGTCCGGCTCACGACCATCGACGGCGACTGCGGCCTGCGCGCCGACGGCACCATCATCTGCTGGGACTCCACCGGCGTGCAGCGCGACGGGCCCGCCGAAGGGCGCTTCACCGCCATCGATGGCAGCTGCGGCCTGCGCGCCGACGGCGCCATCATCTGCTGGCGATACGACGACGAGGAGACCTACGGACCGGAAGGGCGCTTCACCGCCATCGATGGCAGCTGCGGCCTGCGCGCCGACGGCGCCATCATCTGCTGGCGATACGACGACGAGGAGACCTACGGACCGGAAGGGCGCTTCACCGCCATCGATGGCAGCTGCGGCCTGCGCGCCGACGGCGCCATCATCTGCTGGCGATACGACGACGAGGAGACCTACGGACCGGAAGGGCGCTTCACCGCCATAAGCGGTAGCTGCGGCCTGCGCGCCGACGGCACCGTATCCTGCTACGACCTCGAGGCGCCCGACGGGCTGTACAGCAGCCTGACCGGTTATGGTTCCCAGGCGTGCGCCATTCGATCCGACGGGGGTGTCAGGTGCTGGGGAAGCGTCCAGGTGCTCGTCCCGGGGAGATGACAGGGAACCGGCCGGCCCGCCACCGCACTCCG is a genomic window of bacterium containing:
- a CDS encoding NADH:flavin oxidoreductase — protein: MTSAPLYLRPGRIGSLDIPNRIVRGATSETMASPSGVIYDSFVELYRRLAEGGAGLALTGHMYVDPRGQASANQTGIHDDRVIPALRRATEAVHEAGGRIFAQIGHCGSQTMMSAIVPVAPSPVPNAMYTIQPEELSDGEIRSLVEAFGAAARRAAEAGFDGIHIHGGNGYLISEFCSPHANTRDDRWGGDAERRSRFFFEVAEAVRSAVGSDLPVTARLSVEDSVAGGLQRDESLARARGLAERGIDGFETTYGVMRSYFENIRPYVAVDRAQAWRNLLVQRARQPAGAEAYYRPFARAVKEASGLPVILVGGVRTTETMTDILASGDADFLAIARPFIREPDLVRKLEAGRTGGVACVSCNMCLAHDGYDPLQCWRDNPRNVAVHIRKHYWTNRRKGQ
- a CDS encoding nucleotidyl transferase AbiEii/AbiGii toxin family protein — its product is MDSPTCAVERDRIQHFLLAALAARERRRHRLVLKGGTLLRTCWKMDYRYSEDLDFDWSGHSSAERHEIVHTIENVLDEASRASGRSLRARDRSGRLDILWEAPADTRHRLRIDITVPDAPPGDGVRLWRLQPRYPGLGDDIRVTGITLEAITAAKLACLAHPSRLAARDLYDLDRLLDSPDVDCMAALGSFLASDSDLPDIASQPENLLESLLDSTYTHLDVLSGDWANMRRTQLIAPNSPALDELIDSLHAKLLTLLRRR